The DNA region GCAAAATTCTTTATCACGGTCAAGACCTATACACGCCTGACATTGACCCGGTTGAAGTGCGTCGCCAGATTGGGATGGTGTTCCAGCAGCCAAACCCGTTCCCCAAAACGATCTACGACAATATTGCCTTTGGTCCCCGGTTGCTGGGCTACAAGGGAGATATGGATGAACTGGTGGAAAACTCCTTAAAAGGGGCCGCTCTCTGGGACGACGTGAAAGACAAGCTGAAGGCATTGGGAACTGACCTGTCCGGTGGGCAACAGCAGCGTCTTTGTATTGCCCGGGCGATCGCGGTTCAGCCCGATGTAATTCTGATGGACGAACCCTGCGCTGCTCTAGACCCGATCTCAACCCTGAAGATCGAAGACCTGATGCAGGAGTTGAAAGAGAAGTACACCCTGGTCATTGTGACCCACAATATGCAACAGGCTGCTCGTGCCTCTGACTACACCGCCTTCTATAACGTCCAGGCCAATGAAAAAGGCCAGCGGACGGGATACATCGAAGAATACGATCACACCGAAGTGATCTTCCAAAGCCCCAAAAAACAAGCCACTCAGGAATACGTCAGTGGACGTTTCGGCTAATAATAGGCCCGGTAGAGGAAGGCATGATGCTCTTGATGGGATCGTCAACTGAATCCAAAACTTTTCCAAATTTTCTGTCTTAAGGATCACCCAATCGAGATAGGATTATGAAAGACTGAAAACGTTACAAAATGTAACAAGTCTGCAAGTTGTTCAGTGGCTGGAAAATCTATGAAGCGCTATCTATCTCGCTGGTTGGCTCTGGTTCTGGTTGTCTGTATTGGTCTGATGGGATGTTCTTCGGCTCCCGAAGGAACCCTGGGTATGACCGGAAATTACCGCCAGGACACCCTGACCTTGATTGATAGCCTGCGATCGGCTCTCCAGTTGCCCGATGATTCCCCCGAAAAAGGGGCTGCCCAAGCTCAAGCCCGTCAACAGATTAATGAGTTTGCGGCTCGCTATCGTCGCGATGGTTCATTGACCAAATTGCCCTCTTACACGACCATTCGCACTGCTCTCAATTCCCTCGCAGGTCATTACAGTTCCTATCCCAACCGTCCCGTTCCCCAAAAGATGAAGGATCGCCTGGAACAGGAATTTAAGCAGGTGGAACAGGCGATCGAGCGGGGAGCCTAAGAGGATTTTGGATTTTGGATTGGTGATTTTAGATTTCTGATCTCAAAGACCTCCAACTTCTGGTAGAAGTCGGAGGTCTGGTTCTTGGGAGTTAAGAGGGAACGGCGATCGCTGGATTCGCGGCTTGACCATTCATCTCATCAGGCTTCAGGAGGTCAGTCAACAGAGAGGCAGGACGTTGACCGTAAGGCCATGCAAAGGCATGACGGAAGGCCGCATCCTGACAGGCTTGTAACTCCTTAAAGCCGATAATGTCATAGGTGAGCAGATTTTCATATTCAAACGGCAACCGCACATTATGGAGTCCGGCGTTATCGGTACAGATGGCAATATCAACCCCGGCTTCAAAACAGCGATCGAAGACCAACTTCAATTGGTTCATGTCCTCTAAAGTACCTGTTTTGAAATAAGTGGTCGGACACATTTCCAGACATTGATGCTGGTCGGCCAGTTGTTTTAGCAGTTGCGGGTAATGAATTGGGATCTGAATCCCATGTCCAATCCGCATCAAGTAGGGCAAAAGTTCAGGATGGCAGCCTTCCCGCGTTTCGTAGAGATGACCGGTGGTGTTGAGGCCGAGCGATCGGGCATGGGCATACAACTCCACAAACTCATCCAGCCGTTCCGCATAGTGATTGTCACCTCCAGCGACATCGATGCCGCACACATAGTCCCGAAACTGAGCCGCCATCTCGACAATGGCGCGGTTCACCTCATAGGGCAACTTCGTGTGCATACAGAGGATCTGACTGGTCACGATCGGATATTCATTCAACCGACTGGCCTTACCCACAATCTCCACAATCTCCGCCATCAAATCAATCCGCTGGGTTTGACTGAGATGGGCGGGAGTACGGAGGTAGGGAGTGTATCGCAACTCCAGATAAGCCAGATTTTCAAAAATGTATGCTCCTCGCATCAATCGGTAAATGAAATAAGGAAGAGCTTCTGCTGTTTGCACCGATTCAACCAAAGTATGCAGTTCCAGATATTCGTCCAACGTATTCCGAGGACGAGTATAGAAATCTTCAAACTCTGGATAATCGGGGAAGCGTTGGACTAAATCAGAGTCATGGCGTTGTAAATAGCGCCAGAGAATGCGAGGAACAACAGATCCTCCCAAGTGTCGGTGTAAGTCAGCATACAGAGCCACAAGAACCTCACTGCATCGTACAAATTAGGCGGTTATTGCCAGCGTAACGCACTTGACATGGGAACCTGTGTGATGTGTGACGCAAGCGCACAGCAATTCCAAATTCAGATTTTGACAGGAAGAACAACTGAAGAGAGGATAGAGATTCCTACGCGAGAGCCGAAACATGGAGAGTCTGCCCCTGAGTTTTGCTGTGTTGCTGAGCTATCTACGTCAAGTCGTGGAACAGATTGCTGACCCGCGACAGCCGAGCAATGGAACGCGCTACAAGCTGAGCGATGGGATTTTGGGGGCGTTTTCGGTGTTCTTCATGCAATGTGAATCGTTTCTAGAGCATCAGCGGCAGATGCAAAGTCAGCGGGGCAAAGACAACGCCCAAAGTTTGTTTGGGATTGCCCAGATTCCGAGTTCAGCGCAAATCCGCAATTTGTTGGATGAAGTGGCAGCGGTGGGATTGTTTGCCGTGTTTTTCCAGGTTTATGCCGCTTTGATGCGAGGGGGATATTTCAAATCCTATCAGCAATGGAATGGAGATTTGTTGGTGGCATTGGATGGCACGGAGTACTTCAAGTCGCAGAAGATTCACTGTCAGTACTGTTCGAGTCGAACCCACAAGAATGGCAAGGTCACTTACGTTCATCAGGCGATTTTGCCAGCGATTGTCGCGCCTGATCAACCGCAGGTGATTGCGTTAGTCCCAGAGTTTGTCACCCCGCAAGATGGGCATGAGAAGCAAGACTGTGAAGTGGCAGCCGCCAAACGGTGGATCAGCACTCATGCGGCTCGGTTTGGAACTCAAGGGATAACCCTGCTTGGAGATGACCTCTATAGCCATCAACCCCTGTGCGAACACTGCTTACAGCATCAACTCAGCTTTATTTTTACGTGTCTGCCACAGTCGCACCCTGCCCTCTACGACTGGCTGGGCTATTTGGATGCCAACGGCGAAGTCAAAACCTTAGAACAAGCGCAGTGGAACAAACGCACGAAAGAAATTTATCGCTACCGCTATGTCAATCAAATTCCGCTGCGCGACACCCAACCTGCTTTGCAAGTCAACTGGTGTGAACTCACAGTGGTGCGCGAATCAGACGGCAAAGTCCTCTACACCAATGCCTGGGTGACTGACCACGACCTGACTCCCGCAACGGTGCCCCACGTGGTCAGCGCTGGCAGAAGTCGGTGGAAGACTGAGAACGAAAATCATAACGTCCTCAAGACCAAGGGCTATCATCTCGAACATAACTTTGGCCATGGTCAACACCATCTAGCTGCTACTCTGCTCACCCTCAATCTCTTGGCATTCCTCTTTCATACCGTCTTGCATCTCGTTGACCTCTCCTATCAGCAGATTCGCCACAAGCGAGGGACGCGCAGGGGCTTTTTCCAAGATATTTTGGCGCTCACCAAATACCTCTGGTTTGAAAGTTGGCAGCATCTCCTCAATTTCATGCTCTCTGATTCCCCGCCTGCTCAAACTGCTGATTCCTCTTAGCTTTTTGAATTTAGAATTGCTGGCAAGCGCAAGATGAAGTTGACACTCGTATCAATCAGCCCTGATAATAGACGTTTGTGCAAACTCTCGCGTTCATAAAAAGTCTTGGCTAACGTCATTGTAATTGGTGCCCAGTGGGGCGATGAAGGGAAGGGAAAGATTACCGATCTGCTGAGCAAGTCGGCAGATGTGGTGGTGCGCTACCAGGGAGGGGTGAATGCAGGCCACACCGTAGTCGTTAAAGATCAAACCTTTAAATTGCATCTGATCCCCTCTGGAATTTTGTACCCCGATACCGAGTGCATTATTGGCTGCGGTACGGTGATTGATCCCAAAGTATTGATTGGGGAACTAGATCAGCTTGAAGCGTTAGGAATTTCAACGAAAAATCTGCTGATTTCCGAAACGGCCCATGTGACGATGCCCTATCACCGCATCATTGATCAGGCATCGGAAGAACGAAGAGGGGAGCACCGAATTGGCACCACCGGGCGCGGAATTGGCCCCACGTATGCCGATAAGTCGGAGCGCACTGGCATCCGCATGATTGATCTGATGGATCGGGATTCCTTACGCAAACGGCTGCGGTGGACGGTGGACTACAAAAACGTCATCCTGGAAAAGCTCTACAACCTGCCACCCCTGGATCCTCAGGAAGTAATTGATGAGTATCTGGTGTATGCTGATCGCCTGCGGCCCCATGTCGTCGATAGCTCTTTACGGATTTACGATGCTATTCAACGCAAACGCAACATTCTATTTGAAGGCGCTCAGGGCACCCTGTTAGACCTGGATCATGGCACCTATCCCTATGTCACCTCCTCCAATCCGGTGGCTGGCGGAGCTTGTGTGGGCACCGGGGTTGGGCCGACAATGATCGATCGCGTGATCGGAGTGGCCAAGGCGTATACCACGCGCGTTGGTGAAGGGCCATTCCCGACTGAATTGCATGGCACAATAGGAGAGTTGCTTTGCGATCGGGGGGCTGAATTTGGCACTACTACAGGTCGGCAGCGTCGTTGTGGCTGGTTTGATGCTGTCATTGGCCGCTATGCGGTGCGGATTAATGGGCTGGATTGTCTGGCCATTACCAAGCTGGATGTGCTGGACGAACTGGACGAAATTCAGGTTTGTGTAGCCTACGAAGTGAATGGCGAACGGTGCGAAGACTTTCCTAGTAATGCCCGCAAGTTTGCCCGTTGCAAGCCCATTTACAAAACCGTTCCAGGCTGGAAGCAATCTACCGTCCACTGCCGCTCTCTGGAAGACTTGCCCACAGCCGCCCTGGACTATCTCAAGTTGTTAGCAGAGTTGATGGAAGTGCCGATCGCGATCGTCTCCCTGGGAGCCAGCCGCGATCAAACCATCATTGTTGAAGACCCAATCCACGGGCCAAAACGTGCTCTGCTCTATACCAATGGCACTCCCAACCAGGAGATTGCCAGCCAAACCCTGGAAGTCAGTTAGTAAGTTTTAAGTTCTCAGTTTTAAGTGATGAGTTAAGGCATTCAGATATCTCAATTCAAAACTTAAAACTCAAAACTTAAAACTTGCCTCACGTTCTCCACCTATCTCTCTGAACTATGGAACTTACGATCGATTGTCAGCCTCGTCCTGAAGGCAGCAAACCCAATTCTCTCCGTCGCGCTGGACAACTTCCGGCAGTACTGTATGGGCACAAAGGGGCAGAGTCTATTGCTCTGACCATACCTATGAAAAAAGCAGAACTCATGCTGCGGGATGCTTCCCTGAATAACACCCTGATTCAGGTGAATATTCCCGAATTGTCTTGGAGTGGCAAGGCGCTCCTGCGGGAAGTGCAAACCCATCCCTGGCGCGGTACCCCCTACCACATCAGCTTTTTTGCGGTATCAGCGCAAGATTCCTTAGAAGTGGATGTGCCACTCCACTTTGTTGGCACGGCCAGAGGTATTAAGGAAGGAGGCGGTTCTCTCGATCCCTCCATGTCGTCTTTGCATGTGAAGTGCGCCCCTGACAGCATTCCTGAACAAATTGAAATTGACGTTTCCGATCTGGGTGCTGGGGAAGCATTACATATCGGCGACATTAACCTGCCTGCTGGAGTTGTGGCTCTGGGGGATGCCAACCGGGTTGTGGTCAGTGTGCTGTCTGGCCGTGGCGGTGGCGAGGAAGCTGCAGAAGGCTAATTAAACAGGTAGATTTCGTAGGGACATTGCAGTGCAGTGTCCCTACCGTTTTTTCCATTGCAACGTCTCTACTGTTTCTTAATCATTTGCACTAGCAACGCCGATTTCACGGGCCGTTGAACAGCTTCTCCAGACTCGTTGACTTTGCCGTAGATCGTTTCTCCACCATAGTACAAAGCAGCGGAACTTCCTCCATCCAGATTCATGGCCTTTTGTACTTTCAAGCTTTTCAGATAATGGGTCAGTTCTTTGAGGGTCATACCAGAGTTGGTTGGTGCATTCGGCTTTTGACCCACCATGACTAAGACGATCGCCCCATCCCGAGTAATGCCGATCGCGGAACGAGCATTACGGCGATCGCTGGCTAGAGAATCTCGGATCACCTTGCCGTTGCTGATGTCCTGAAATCCTTCTTGTACCAGTGTTATATCTGGGAGTAGCTGGGGGCCACCTCCTAAGGCCGATTCCAGTTCACAGCCCGGAGCAGGCAGCGTCTGACGCAACGTAATGTCATAGACAATTTGCGAACCACAACGATATTGCCTAAACTCAGAACGGTTGAGAATTTTATCCAGGTAGGGCAGCAAATCGGGGTTCGTCATTAACCGCTCGTTGTCCTCTGGTTTCGCCACCTGTCGAGCTTGCACGATCGCCGCCGACGTGGACTTCTGGTTCTTTGGATCAAAGAATCCGCCATTGATTGCGGCGATCGCGCCATAGGTTTGCACAAACGAGGCCAGTGGTTCGATCGTATTTGCCACTCCTGGTGTCACTAAATACTGCCCTTGATTAGGAATGTGCAGAGTATACACAATACTGTCTGGCAACCGTTCCACCTTAAATTCGATCTTGGCAGGAGAAGGAGATACTACGGGAGAAAGGGATACAGGAGACTGAGCCGTTGGCGAAGACGACATCAAGGGTAACGACTGCGAACAAGCGACCACCAGCATCCCCATTCCCATGAAACCAAATATCCGTACTCGAATCTTATCCATTCCTTTCTCATACAGTTGTGAACCACCCTTGATTATCTGATATTCAATTTGCAAGAGAGCGCCAAGTCTGAGTATTTCTTTTAGAGAGAGAAGAAAATGGTTAACTTAGAAAAATTAGATCAGGTCAAGCTACTCTTTAATGCCAATTTAGCCTCTAAGGTGAGAGAAAAGATTGTTAAAAATCTATCTGCTGTGGCCTTTTCCCATCAAGGTCAGTATCTTTGGTTGGGAACCGACGAGTTTACGGCTATAGAACGATTAACGCAGCTACATGGTAAAACGTTTGGCGATCATACTCGCTTTGAATTCAAAACCTTTATTAAGGATTTTGATGAAGCTCAAGGAGAAGTTGATATCGAAGGATTAGACTACGACAATGGCTACCTTTGGATTATTGGGTCTCACAGTAGTAAGCGTAAAAAGGTAGAAATCGAGAAAAACAAGTTTGAGGTTCAAGGAAAAGAGCTAAAAGGCATCGAAAGGCAAGAGAACCGTTACTTACTAGCGAGAATTCCGATTGATGAGCAGGGCAATTTAGCGGCTGAATCACCCCAAAGAGCCTGGTTAGAGCGAAGTGGGAAAAGTGATGCTCTCACTCAAGCCCTTGCAGGAGACGAATACCTTGATCTGGCAAAGATTGTCGAAGGTGAAGAGAGTGGCTCTTTACCAGGGAAGGACTTTTACTTCTATCTCCCTAGTAAAGAAAATGGTTTGGATATTGAAGGATTGGCAGTAAGCGGCAACAGGGTTTGGATTGGTTTACGGGGGCCAGTTCTTCGCGGTATTGCTATCTTGCTTGAAATTGAAGTTGAAGCAAGTAAAGCCCATGAATTGAAACTTAAACCCATTGGCAATCATGGCAGGCTATACAAACGCCATTTTCTTGATCTTGATGGTTTAGGAGTTCGAGAGCTTTGTTGGAACGAAAAAGACAACTATTTGCTCGTTTTAGCAGGCCCGACCATGGATTTGGACGGTGCTCATTCACTGTTTCGCCTGAATCAGCCATCCACTCTAGTAGATAACAGTCTTTCCAGCCAAAAGAATCAGCAACTAGAGTTTCTCGGAGAGATTCCTCATCAACGCAAGAGCGATCGCGCTGAAGGGTTGACATTTTTTGAGCAAGCCAAATCAATTCTGGTTGTTTATGATAGCCCTACCAAGGAGCGGTTAATTACCAATGAGCAAGACACCATGACTGGAGTTCATACAGATATTTTCTCCTTACCTGATTAATCTGCTGACAGTAGAGCGGGCTAACCAGCTCTGATGTTCACCCCACCGCCTTCGGCACCTCCCCTTAGCAAGGCTACCGTGTACACACAAGTCATTCAGACGTGGCTGTCACCGAAATCCAACAGTGACACCTAAGGGGTTTGCAATTAAATAATATCCCAATCAATCGGGGAGAATAGTAATATCCCATTTGGGCAGAGCTTCAGACCGTTGCCAGAAAGGGAGATAATCTGCTAGCTCCTCAGCCAATACCTTGACCCCTTTTTCATAAATGCCTTCAACCAGATAAACGACTGGATTCATTGCTTTCCAGGTCATGTGACTGGCCCATTGAACTGCCGCTTCTACCGAATCCAAGATGGCTCCATTCCAATACTGCTCAAGCGCTGCCCAGCATCGTTCAATGGCATTGTATTTACTGTGATAAGGCGGGTAGTAAATCAATCGAATCGGGAGCATGATCGTTTGGGCGAGTTCAACCATGCGTTTGATGAACTGAGTGCGATCACTGCGAGTGGCGGGTCCTCCATCTAAATTGATCACCCATTCCTCAATCTCCGGGTAATGGTCTTGATTGTCCTGCCACCACCACTCCAAACAATCGGCTATAAAATCGCTGGTTTCAGCCGATTGACCGAAGTAAATCGACAAC from Leptodesmis sichuanensis A121 includes:
- a CDS encoding ISNCY family transposase, translating into MESLPLSFAVLLSYLRQVVEQIADPRQPSNGTRYKLSDGILGAFSVFFMQCESFLEHQRQMQSQRGKDNAQSLFGIAQIPSSAQIRNLLDEVAAVGLFAVFFQVYAALMRGGYFKSYQQWNGDLLVALDGTEYFKSQKIHCQYCSSRTHKNGKVTYVHQAILPAIVAPDQPQVIALVPEFVTPQDGHEKQDCEVAAAKRWISTHAARFGTQGITLLGDDLYSHQPLCEHCLQHQLSFIFTCLPQSHPALYDWLGYLDANGEVKTLEQAQWNKRTKEIYRYRYVNQIPLRDTQPALQVNWCELTVVRESDGKVLYTNAWVTDHDLTPATVPHVVSAGRSRWKTENENHNVLKTKGYHLEHNFGHGQHHLAATLLTLNLLAFLFHTVLHLVDLSYQQIRHKRGTRRGFFQDILALTKYLWFESWQHLLNFMLSDSPPAQTADSS
- the psb27 gene encoding photosystem II protein Psb27 — translated: MAGKSMKRYLSRWLALVLVVCIGLMGCSSAPEGTLGMTGNYRQDTLTLIDSLRSALQLPDDSPEKGAAQAQARQQINEFAARYRRDGSLTKLPSYTTIRTALNSLAGHYSSYPNRPVPQKMKDRLEQEFKQVEQAIERGA
- a CDS encoding phosphodiester glycosidase family protein encodes the protein MDKIRVRIFGFMGMGMLVVACSQSLPLMSSSPTAQSPVSLSPVVSPSPAKIEFKVERLPDSIVYTLHIPNQGQYLVTPGVANTIEPLASFVQTYGAIAAINGGFFDPKNQKSTSAAIVQARQVAKPEDNERLMTNPDLLPYLDKILNRSEFRQYRCGSQIVYDITLRQTLPAPGCELESALGGGPQLLPDITLVQEGFQDISNGKVIRDSLASDRRNARSAIGITRDGAIVLVMVGQKPNAPTNSGMTLKELTHYLKSLKVQKAMNLDGGSSAALYYGGETIYGKVNESGEAVQRPVKSALLVQMIKKQ
- a CDS encoding 50S ribosomal protein L25/general stress protein Ctc, with translation MELTIDCQPRPEGSKPNSLRRAGQLPAVLYGHKGAESIALTIPMKKAELMLRDASLNNTLIQVNIPELSWSGKALLREVQTHPWRGTPYHISFFAVSAQDSLEVDVPLHFVGTARGIKEGGGSLDPSMSSLHVKCAPDSIPEQIEIDVSDLGAGEALHIGDINLPAGVVALGDANRVVVSVLSGRGGGEEAAEG
- a CDS encoding adenylosuccinate synthase, whose product is MANVIVIGAQWGDEGKGKITDLLSKSADVVVRYQGGVNAGHTVVVKDQTFKLHLIPSGILYPDTECIIGCGTVIDPKVLIGELDQLEALGISTKNLLISETAHVTMPYHRIIDQASEERRGEHRIGTTGRGIGPTYADKSERTGIRMIDLMDRDSLRKRLRWTVDYKNVILEKLYNLPPLDPQEVIDEYLVYADRLRPHVVDSSLRIYDAIQRKRNILFEGAQGTLLDLDHGTYPYVTSSNPVAGGACVGTGVGPTMIDRVIGVAKAYTTRVGEGPFPTELHGTIGELLCDRGAEFGTTTGRQRRCGWFDAVIGRYAVRINGLDCLAITKLDVLDELDEIQVCVAYEVNGERCEDFPSNARKFARCKPIYKTVPGWKQSTVHCRSLEDLPTAALDYLKLLAELMEVPIAIVSLGASRDQTIIVEDPIHGPKRALLYTNGTPNQEIASQTLEVS
- a CDS encoding DUF3616 domain-containing protein, whose protein sequence is MVNLEKLDQVKLLFNANLASKVREKIVKNLSAVAFSHQGQYLWLGTDEFTAIERLTQLHGKTFGDHTRFEFKTFIKDFDEAQGEVDIEGLDYDNGYLWIIGSHSSKRKKVEIEKNKFEVQGKELKGIERQENRYLLARIPIDEQGNLAAESPQRAWLERSGKSDALTQALAGDEYLDLAKIVEGEESGSLPGKDFYFYLPSKENGLDIEGLAVSGNRVWIGLRGPVLRGIAILLEIEVEASKAHELKLKPIGNHGRLYKRHFLDLDGLGVRELCWNEKDNYLLVLAGPTMDLDGAHSLFRLNQPSTLVDNSLSSQKNQQLEFLGEIPHQRKSDRAEGLTFFEQAKSILVVYDSPTKERLITNEQDTMTGVHTDIFSLPD
- a CDS encoding adenosine deaminase, translating into MALYADLHRHLGGSVVPRILWRYLQRHDSDLVQRFPDYPEFEDFYTRPRNTLDEYLELHTLVESVQTAEALPYFIYRLMRGAYIFENLAYLELRYTPYLRTPAHLSQTQRIDLMAEIVEIVGKASRLNEYPIVTSQILCMHTKLPYEVNRAIVEMAAQFRDYVCGIDVAGGDNHYAERLDEFVELYAHARSLGLNTTGHLYETREGCHPELLPYLMRIGHGIQIPIHYPQLLKQLADQHQCLEMCPTTYFKTGTLEDMNQLKLVFDRCFEAGVDIAICTDNAGLHNVRLPFEYENLLTYDIIGFKELQACQDAAFRHAFAWPYGQRPASLLTDLLKPDEMNGQAANPAIAVPS
- the pstB gene encoding phosphate ABC transporter ATP-binding protein PstB, which encodes MTPNLQRSAKIDTGIVFRTENVNIYYGDFLAVRDVNLEIPKNAITAFIGPSGCGKSTVLRCFNRLNDLIKSFHLDGKILYHGQDLYTPDIDPVEVRRQIGMVFQQPNPFPKTIYDNIAFGPRLLGYKGDMDELVENSLKGAALWDDVKDKLKALGTDLSGGQQQRLCIARAIAVQPDVILMDEPCAALDPISTLKIEDLMQELKEKYTLVIVTHNMQQAARASDYTAFYNVQANEKGQRTGYIEEYDHTEVIFQSPKKQATQEYVSGRFG